Proteins encoded together in one Bacteroidota bacterium window:
- a CDS encoding HigA family addiction module antitoxin, translating into MEKLMNIHPGEILLEEFMLPYKLTAYRLAKSLEIPQTRISQIIKGKRRITADTALRLSSFFGNTAKFWLGIQNDYDIEEEKNVHTEMFKRISSLRKKVINAPQQCV; encoded by the coding sequence ATGGAGAAATTAATGAATATACATCCAGGAGAAATACTTTTAGAGGAATTTATGTTGCCTTACAAATTGACAGCATATAGGTTGGCTAAAAGTTTAGAAATTCCACAAACAAGAATTTCTCAAATAATAAAAGGAAAAAGAAGAATTACAGCAGATACCGCTTTAAGACTAAGTTCATTTTTCGGAAATACTGCTAAATTTTGGCTTGGAATTCAAAATGATTATGACATTGAGGAAGAAAAAAATGTTCATACAGAAATGTTTAAAAGAATAAGCAGTTTAAGAAAAAAGGTGATAAATGCTCCCCAACAATGTGTGTAA